atggcgggggtctactctatatatatattttatatatacatatatatatatatatatatatatatatatatatatatatatatatatatatatatatatatatattatatatatatatatatatatatatatatatatatatatatatacatatatatatatatagttatatatatgtatctatatatatatatatatatatatatatatatatatatatatatatatatatatatatatatatatatatatatatatatatatatatatatatatatatatatatatatatatatatacatatatatatatatatatatatatatatatatatatatatatatatatatatatatatatatatatatatacagtatatatatatatatgtatatatatatatatatatatatatatatatatatatatatatatatatatatatctatatctatatctatatatatatatatatatatatatatatatatatatatatatatatataaatatatatatatatatatatatatatagatctataattatatatatatatatatatatatatatatatatatatatatatatatatatatatatatgtatatatatatatatatatatatatatatatatatatatatatatatatatatatatatatatatatatatatatatatatatatatatatatatatatatataaatatatgtatagagtagacccccgccatacggcATACCCAGCTTACGTTTTCTTCACGTTACAGGgtggaatatgattttttttcgtcccctcgttacgacattttccccaccttactgcatcgaattccgaaactcaaatttggcggtttctacgcgtacgactgtgcgagtcaatagcgtaccaccacgctcatacgtcactgcatacgtcactacgAAGAGGATCTGCTATTGGTCGGCATCACGGCAgctcagaatctcgtgtgcgtttcgtaaagacttgattcTATATGAGTGCTTGCgattttgttattttttgtgcattttagtgcttaattataactttaattcgttagtcatgagtcccaagattgctagtgatgttaaaggcagaagtaagaagatgataactatggaaacaaagctggagatcataacgaaatatgaagaaggcatgcgcatcattACCCACGCTAATACGTATGGCCGTAACCTATCTACGATtcgtacaattattaagaataaggaagccattaaaacaAGTAAGTcctctaaaggcatgactgtccttgccagtggaaggacctgaACCAACGATGAGAtagagagactccttcttctgtggattaaagagaaggaaatcgctggtgatacactcacgcaatcggtaatttcacacaaggcgagcgccatctttgccgatctcgtggaagcccagagagacggcggacaCAAAGGAACGtcacagcaagccccccaagagtttaaggctcctcatgggtggtttgatcggtttaggaagaggactggtattcactcagtcattAGGCATGAAGGggcagccagttctgacaagaaagcagcagaaaaaTTCTTCAAGAATTTTGAGAATGTAATTTCCAGAgtaggctacattcctcagcaagtttttaactgcgatgaaactggccttttctggaagaaaatgccttgctgtacatatatcacagctgaagaaaggaaacttcctggccacaaaccAATGAAtgacagacttacgctcgcattttgtgcaaatgctagtggggacttaaaaattaagcccctactggtatactaCTCAGAAAATCCTTGTGCCtacaaggcacaaaatatcactaaggagaggctctcggtattttggaagtctaatgctaaggccggggtcacgaggaccatatttattgagtggataaacgtctgcttcggtcctgctgtcaagaactatttaaaaGAGAACGATATCCCTCTGATATGTCTCCTGGtgatggacaatgcccctgctcaccctcctggcctcgaggacatcattcatcctgatttctccttcattaaggttctctatctgccaccaaacaccacccctctcctccagcctatggaccagcaagtgattaccaacttcaagaagctttacacgtagcatctgttcagaagatgcttcgaagtgactgaaagcactcaactcaccctccgtgaattttggaaggggcattttgacatcgttcaatgcctgaagatgatcgacacagcttggaatgaggtttcacggcgcaccttgaactcctcatggaagaaactgtggccagctgatGTAGCAGAACAAGTCTTTGAAGGTTTTGATCCCTCAAcggaagacgaggccgttgatgattctgcccctgagggtgatgttgaggaactAATTTCAATTTTGAGGTCCATGGGGATTGTTGTCGATGAGGCTAACATCCATAACCTTCTCGAGGAGctcagggaggagcttacgactgaacaCTTAAAGGAGTTGGAGacaatgcagttgacgatcattcaagaagagcagagctctagtggaggcgaggacgtaggggagactgaagaaacgacatcatcagaaataagggaagccatcggttggtatgaaaaccttacgagtttcattgaaaagaaacacccggaaaaacttcacacaagtcgtcttatacagagtgttaatgataagtgtatgattcattttaggaatatgttgaggaatcgtcagaaacaggcttctttggatagatatttctccaaaagagaaatgtcagaaagcaaagacgataatagtgattctatcaaaaaagttaaaaaagagtaattttttaagttcgaaaaaaaaagaataaaaaaaaattacaaaatacaaaaataataaaagaagcatttggaattttaagtgtttattagtaagaataaatttattattaagcgtacataacataattagcattgatacgtttttatatctaccgtctactcccccctctgcctccacccactaccagctcaagtcacgtcactccaaaggtaaaaaagatttaatttttcctttacagtactgtacagtatataatttatatttataatattacttAATTATATactctacagtactgtacatgtatattttatataagtatactgtagtacagtgcttactatactactgtattgtatcttgttacattctaattttcaatgttttaccaggggtttttcacgcattaactattctattgcccaccatacgacattttcaccatacgataccaactccggaacggattaatgtcgtatggcgggggcctactgtatatatatatatatatatatatatatatatatatatatatatatatatatatatatatatatatatatatatatatatatatatatatctatatatatatatatatatatatatatatatatatatatatatatatatatatatatatatatatatatatatatttatatatactgtatatatatatgcatatatatatatatatatatatatatatatatatatatatatatatatatatatatatacacacatatatatatatatatatatatatatatatatatataaaaatataaatatatatatatatatatatatatatatatataaatatatatacatacatatatatatatatatatatatatatatatatatatatatatatatatatatatatatatatgtatatatatatatatatatatatatataaataaaaatacatatatatatatatatatatatatatatatatatatatataaatatatatatatatatatatatatatatatatatatatatatatatatatatatataatatatataaatatatatatatatatatatatatatatatatatatatatatatatatatatatatatatatgtatatatatatatatatatatatatatatatatatatatatatatatatatatatatatattgtatatactgtatatgtgtatatatggaaatttatatataaatatatatatatatatatatatatatatatatatatatatatatatatatatatatatatatatatatatgtgtgtgtgtgtgtgtgtgtgtgtgtgtgtatatgtagattgcaaaaaaagcaggaaaaggaagagaagacgatggatttacgaggtaagaaaattttcgGGAAAAGACTGCCACAGAAAGGTCATAAATAGACGatgatggaaggacatgtctgagaccttgtcctgcagtgtactagcagcaactgatgatgatgatgatgaaatatacatatactaaaagTAGTATGTAATACAAACCCAAATACATAATAAAATTGTAGTGATGCATTATACAAAATTTATAGGGTAAATATTTCTTGAATTACCAGTGaatgaaaaaagataaattataagGGAACTTCATAAATAAAACGTCACAACATTTAGATATTGCATTTAAAATTCCTCTCGGCATTGCAAATGGCGTTATAATTcatgatgaattaggatatttCTCTGAAGAGATGCAAAGTTAACACTCGTTACCTTTACTTGTTTAATAAAGACCAGCGGTGATAAACTATGTTCGGAATATTAAGTCATGTTGCATCCCTTAAATAAACGTAGAATTtgagaaaattttcattataaagttaATGAGTTAGAAAATGGATACGCAAATTATTATTCTTACCAGCACTGCTAATGTAAATTTAATGGATTCTTTAAAGGTAGCTGATGGATAGCAGAGTCAAAGAACAGTGACTATGTCAtaacaggactatgccctagataatgaccatacatacatatgaagagTGTCAATATCTgactttccatcaagctaggaccaaggatagccAGACAATAGATCCAGCTGAATCAGCAAGGAGACCTATAGACTCCCTTAAAACTCCCTTCATTAAGCtatggaccaggaagggccaggcaatggctgctgatgaatcagtaaatagatctatagtctcccccaaagctccagtccctaactcacaaggatatTTAGCTTGCAGACACCagtagaaattatcgagcttgagtgaaTTTCAAACTCCTGtccaatgccctagatactgaccatatatacaggggataagcgcccaagctaggaccagggaaggccaggtaatggatgctgatgattcagtaggtggACCTatattgcaacccccccccccccctccctacaaACCCAATTCACTAGCTCATGAGGAAGGTGAAGTTACAAacactactagaaattatcgagcttcACGGAGTCTCAGACTCCTGTTCAACAGAatgcctggcagggacgtttccaataggctaacaaaACGGATACTATGCATATTGCCTCTCCGGCTTAGTGGGTAGGAcatatatttacctctgccaacgaagttatgttttaccccttgtttgtttgtttggttgtttgaaaTCAGCTTCTTGGCAACACTTTTAATATacggtaatgaaacttacagggattaactgttatgtaaaattctGGAATGATTAAAtttataaggtcaaggtcaaaattcatGGTCGTAGTCATGCAAAATGTTAATACACGTAATCAGGTATAAGTTTGTACAACGTTGCCACAGAGACTTAAAACTCGGTTCATATCAGTGTATGAAAatgcatgccaattaatacatgttaaggcaaaggtcaaggtcaaagttgatcaaaaggtcgagaaataagtttctACGGCGGagttctgctctctactgagtacccctttaattaatattattttagtgaTAGCGCTAATGATCTTTAGGACCACATTCGATTCCTGTTTGTCACTCACAGATTCAGCCACCTGGAAATAGGTACTAGGAAATACTGAGGCAAAGAAAAATGATTAACTGGATGATTATAAAATTCCAAATGATAAATACAaatctgataatgataataatacgaacTAAAACTCAAAAGAAAGAATGAGAAATGATTTTGGTACGATATAAAGACTTTCATATCTTAACATTTCACAACGATCTACACATGATAAACTTCGCCTGGAAAATAGCCGTCGTCGGCCCTTGGGATATTCTGAGCTTTGGTGCTGTACGTAACGTCCCTATAGTTAAGATTTCGGTACTTCCTTTTATTATCCTTTAGTTATCAATCTTTGCATGGTCAGTTCTTGTTTGGGTGACCAATGAGGAAAGCCATGTATTCGTTTTACTATTATGGCGTCACAATTACGAAGGGTCACTGAAGCATTCCTATGTTTTGAAGCTTCCAGCAGATCAAGagtgtgacattattattattattattattattattattattattattattattattattattattattattattattattattattattattatgcatcttTTTTGCTGGCTTGGAATGATGTTTGTTTCCTCCAGATATATGTACAGCCTTTCATTGATGATGCCTGCTAACAGCTTCCACATAATTAGTAGGCGGGCAATTGGTCTATAGTTGCTTGCTATGTTACCTTTATTTCTGTCTTTTTGAATTATGCAAGTCCTTCCTGAGGTCAACCATTCATGTGCTTGGTGGTTTCGTATGCAGAGCTGGGGTTGTTTTGCCATTCTAGTATGTAAGGCTCTAAGGTTCTTAAGCCAATActcatgaacttcatcggggccttGAGATTTACAGTTTGAAGTTTTCTTTAGCTGGTTCCTTAGAGCCTCTGTTGTGATATCAGAGGACCTTTGTTTAATTCTCCCTTCTTCTATACTTTTGATATCCTGTAGcaatttttctcatttattgtggactactgggttatccCAAATGCCTTTCTAGAAATTCTTGGTTGGTTCTCTTTCTGTGTTaacttgatggttatcttcgccttttattTTGTTGTACAAACGTTTCTGGTTTGTTTAGAAGAGTTTGTTCTGCTGatgtcctttgatttttttttttatttatttatataaatttttgccCTGGCCTTTAttctttgctttattattattattatttcttattattattattattattattattattattattattattattattattattattattattataaatttattcagAAGGCGTaaacaattataagaaaaaaactaaaataatacccCATTTAAGATGAATTTAAAACTGACATATATcgaaaaatacaaaattcaaaataatttcattAGAATTCTTGATGATGGGATTATTTTGGAATTATTTCTATGATCTTATCATTGATTTATATGTTGCAAGTGATTgcagactattgaaaaattatgaacCGTCACGGGTGATTGGTTTGAGACCAGAAGTCCACACCACGCTTCTCATCTCCTTCAACACCTTTATGATTTTTGCTCCATTCTGTCtgcgtctgtctgtctgtttgttatgTATACCAAATCTAACGCCAAGAAAATCCTCTCAAATAAGAAAATTGTCAAAATCACCTTGTCTTAGTAAGGTTTGATGAGTCCAACGGGTCACAGCAGGACTCTTATACCCTTTAGCCCGCTGTCCAAAGGTCTACAAAAGTACGCTCATTCCCTTTAGCACTGAGTTCAAAGAGCCTCAGAAGGATTTTATAACATTTAGCCCCTTATTATACCTATGACACACCCTGGACATTGTCCCATCCTGGTATAAGATCAATTTATTTGAAAAGCAAACTTAATGCTGTTATTCCCAGGATCCATTGCAATAAATGACTCTTGACCACGAAACAAactttatataattaattaattatcataTTACATAATTGTATTTTGATGCCAAGGAATGAATAGAAAAGAAAGTATACAGTATCTATGCATGAAAATGTGTGTGATGGGAAAGTTAATATAACCACAATTTTCAGCATATTATTTTATCTCATCTTAAAATATTGACAGAAAAATCATATGCTTGTTAAACGAAATTCAACTTCTTAAAGGTTAACTACATTTCTGTAGAATAAAAACGTACGAAAGCAAACAGAAGGGAGGAAAAATAGATTATCCTTGGGAAAGCAATGAAGAAAGGAATTGACATTGTGATTCTaaggagttaatgtgggtaatagtaaggttatgagatgtacaagacgggaaggcggtgcaaggttgaatgtcttgttaaatggagagttacttgaggaggtggatcagttcaagtacttggggtcggttgttgcagcaaatggtggagtggaagcagatgtacgtcagagagtgaatgaaggttgcaaagtgttgggggcagttaagggagtagtaaaaaatagagggttgggcatgaatgtgaagagagttctatatgagaaagggattgtaccaactgtgatgtatggatcggagttgtgggaaatgaaagtgatggggagacacaaatagaatgtgtttgagatgaagtgtctaaggagtatggctggtgtatctcgagtaaatagggttaggaacgaagtggggagggtgagaacggctgtaagaaatgagttagcagctagagtggatatgaatgtgttgaggtggtttggccatgttgagagaatggacaatggctgtctgctaaagaaggtgatgaatgcaagagttgatgggaaaagtacaagaggaaggccaaagtttgggtggatggatggagtgaagaaagctctgggtgataggaggatatatgtaagagaggcaagagagcatgctagaaatagaaatgaatgtcgagcgattgtgacgcagttccggtagggcctgcttcttcctccggtgccttagatgaccgcggaggtagcagcagtaggggattcagcattatgaatcttcatctggggtggataactgtggagggtgggctgtggccccctcgcagtaccagctgaactcggttgagtcccttgtcaggatgggaggaacgtagagagtagaggtcccctttttatttttgtttcatttattgatgtcggctaccccccaaaattgggggaagtgccttggtatatgtaatatttatatatatatatatatatatatatatatatatatatatatatatatatatatatatatatatatatatatatatatatatatatatatatatatatatatatatgcacatattactCTATTCAATCTAATACTTTGTTTTGtcttcaataaataataaaatgcaTTCACTAAATCATCTTCGACATCCTGACATACGATTTTCAACCTAAATTACATCCTCAACAAAACATAAACTGATTCCTGTGgttcagcgacataaaatccttcacATATTGTAATCTCTCTTCATTTATCACCTTCCCAAGAGCTATTCCTCATTTAGAAACCTCTCTATAAATCTACTTGTTATAACCCAGAAAGTAACTCATCAAAGATGATTACTATTTTCATAATGCTGAAGACGTTAACCAAACCTTTATAACCTAGTCAACGAATCTTTAAAGATATAAAACAACTTTATCTCTCTTAATGGGTTTCTCAGGATATAAAACAAAACTATCTAGGTTTTGACAACAATTGCTCTTCttctcgaacgtaaaactctaccATATATGACCTCAGGTTCGAATGAGAGCCTTGTTTTTTTTCATTCCTCAGATGCGATTTCGAGATGGGATAAACCAGTTGGCGGCTCTGAGATAACCTACTGATATTGCATCTGCAGACGTAGAGTTTCGTTTTTATTTATCTCTTTTTGCATGCTTGCGTGGGGGTGATCCTTTATTGGTTTGgagagcaacttttttttttttatttggggggggggggggggtggctgttcAAGACCCTTCTCCGTTTTATTTCTCGTGTGTACTTTTAGAAATACTACCCCAGAGGCAATTCTTTTCAAAGAGACAATTCTGTTCGAAAAGACTATTATGTTCAAAAAGGTAATTTTGTacaaaaaacatttcaaaatacaattctgttaaaaaaaaattgttcaaaagACAATTCCGTTATAAAGGCAATTCTGTTATGAAGGTAATTCTGTTATAAAGGTAATTCTGTTATAAAGgtaattctgttatatatatatatatatatatatatatatatatatatatatatatatatatatatatatatatatatatatatatatattcatatatatatatatatatatatatactgtatatatatatatttatatgaatatatatatatatatatatatatatatatatatatatatatatatatatatattcataaatatatatatatatatatatatatatatatatatatatatatatatatatatattcataaatatatatatatatatatatatatatatatatatatatatatatatatatatatatatatatgtatatatatatacccaagctgGTCTTTGTGGATTGATTATGGAAAAATAATTTGGTCGCAGCAAACCAAATTGATATTTTGGCcctgaaaatggccaaaccccagaaatgactaAGACATGTCTATGGCTATTTTCCTGGAGGTAACTAAAAAGTGCTGCATTTATTTTTactctatatatgtactgtatatcaataaATAGATTAAATAGATAGACAGGTATAAAaaacgatagatagatagaaatatagttaTACCAGTTAAACAAATGACAACGGTTTACACCTGAtcagtagatgaaaaaaaaaaactaactttttttGACTGTTACTTTACATTTTGTggtataataaataaatgaatgaatggaaAAATGACATTTTAAATTCACAAAACCAAAAGCCTTCCTGAAATAAATTCATCAAAACTAACCAGGAAATCCCTAGAAAGAAATTATGAAAGTCCAACACTTTCTTTCTACTATCAAAATcctttcaacttattttttttaggAATCCTTTCAACCCAAAATAAAATCTCTCTTTGAGAAATCATATTCAGTTTTTTATCCTTTAAATCTTAAGGAAATGGTAGGGTAAAGAGGTAATAATGACATTTTCGTTCTtctatttaaacgtttttttcCACATAAATCttctggataatatatatataaatatatatatatatatatatatatatatatatatatatatatatataaatgtgtatatatatatatatatatatatatatatatatgtctatatatatatatatatatatatatatatatatatatatatatatatatatatatatatatatatatatatatatatatgtatatatatatatatatatatatatatatatatatatatatgtatatatatatatatatatatatatatatatgtatatatatatatatatatatatatatatatatatatatatatatatgtgtgtgtatgtgtctatatatgaatatatacatatatatattatatatatatatatatatatatatatatatatatatatatacatgtatatatataaatatatatatatatatatatcgatatatatatatatgtatatataaatatatatatatatatatatatatatatatacaaatatatatatatatatatatatatatatagatatatatatatatatatatgtatatatatatatatatatatatatatatatatatatatatatatatatatatatatatatatatatatttatatatataggcctatatatatatgtgtatatatatatatatatatgtatatatatatatatatatatatatatatatatatatatatatatatatattcatatatgtatatatatatatatatatatatatatatatatatatatatatatatatatacatatatatatatatatatatatatatatatatatatatatatatatatatatataaatatatctacacacatatatatataaatatatatatatatatatatatatatatatatatatatatatatgtatatatatatatatatatttgtgtgtacatatatatatatatatatatatatatatatatatatatatatatatatatatataattatatatatatacacatctatagctctatctgtatatatatgtatatatatttatatatatatatatatatatatatatatatatatatatatgtatatatatacatatatatatatatatatatatatatatatatatatatatatatatatatatagtgtgtgtgtgtatatatgtatatatatcgatatttatatatctatatatatatatatatatatatatatatatatatatgggtatatatatatatatatatatatatatatatatatatacaaatgtgtacatatatatatatatatatatatatatgtatatatatatatatatatatatatatatatatatatatatatatatatattatatatatatatatatatatatatatatatatatataattatatatatacatctatagctctatctgtatatatgtataaatatatatatatatata
The DNA window shown above is from Palaemon carinicauda isolate YSFRI2023 chromosome 29, ASM3689809v2, whole genome shotgun sequence and carries:
- the LOC137622439 gene encoding tigger transposable element-derived protein 1-like, with protein sequence MITMETKLEIITKYEEGMRIITHANTYGRNLSTIRTIIKNKEAIKTKKEIAGDTLTQSVISHKASAIFADLVEAQRDGGHKGTSQQAPQEFKAPHGWFDRFRKRTGIHSVIRHEGAASSDKKAAEKFFKNFENVISRVGYIPQQVFNCDETGLFWKKMPCCTYITAEERKLPGHKPMNDRLTLAFCANASGDLKIKPLLVYYSENPCAYKAQNITKERLSVFWKSNAKAGVTRTIFIEWINVCFGPAVKNYLKENDIPLICLLVMDNAPAHPPGLEDIIHPDFSFIKMIDTAWNEVSRRTLNSSWKKLWPADVAEQVFEGFDPSTEDEAVDDSAPEGDVEELISILRSMGIVVDEANIHNLLEELREELTTEHLKELETMQLTIIQEEQSSSGGEDHPRIGNEGQERTELPSDTVIKSNKLAPLPESYTTIQPVVLPKRDPAIPARTSQSISDEPHEAALESEYRWLKHVKEEIKAESSTGLKTSWAAYHADQIHTE